The following are encoded in a window of Salinigranum halophilum genomic DNA:
- a CDS encoding MFS transporter — MTERWLYAWGLGSVAFGGASLLVPLYIVQLGATPVQLGLLAATAALIGAPGAILFGRLANRVEHRRTLVLVTLAAVAVALAAIPFLPTITSVIVANAVLWLVVASIAPVLTMLVVDDAPESRWSERIGRLNKYQGYGWAGGLVLGTVWPLVAPRLVGAQTVTQALFWVLAACAGASTLGAAGSLPNPRPADHVTAERRVRRVARILSGSRRGIKGATFAFSPNRLYWTTRGIHLGRLKTRLDPALLTYLLAAGLFFTGFAAFWAPLPLFFTDEGFASGQVFALYLVSSLGSAVCYQGAGRFASTYDVRLLQSGALAARGVLFPVVAVVTGLGALSVGLVTAGAGLAAIGVTWAFIAVVGTAIVSRLAPAGVRGEVLGLHTALGAVAGGIGGVLGGWLAALGYLVAFGVAGGLVLVGAALVLSLRILSGGRTATAPPSEPANEVDGDAIPAGSSDGAVDLRID, encoded by the coding sequence ATGACCGAACGGTGGCTCTACGCGTGGGGACTCGGGTCTGTCGCGTTCGGGGGGGCGTCGCTGCTCGTGCCGCTGTACATCGTCCAACTGGGCGCGACGCCCGTCCAACTCGGGCTGCTGGCCGCGACGGCCGCACTCATCGGTGCGCCCGGCGCCATCCTGTTCGGCCGGCTCGCCAACCGCGTCGAGCACCGGCGGACGCTGGTGCTGGTGACGCTGGCAGCCGTCGCCGTCGCGCTCGCGGCCATCCCGTTCTTGCCGACCATCACGTCGGTCATCGTCGCGAACGCGGTGCTGTGGCTCGTCGTCGCGTCCATCGCGCCGGTGTTGACGATGCTCGTCGTCGACGACGCACCCGAATCGAGGTGGAGCGAACGCATCGGCCGGCTCAACAAGTATCAGGGGTACGGCTGGGCGGGCGGGCTCGTCCTCGGGACGGTCTGGCCGCTCGTCGCGCCGCGACTCGTCGGCGCGCAGACGGTCACCCAGGCGCTGTTCTGGGTCCTCGCCGCCTGCGCGGGGGCGAGCACGCTCGGTGCCGCGGGGTCGCTGCCGAACCCCCGGCCGGCCGACCACGTCACGGCCGAGCGGCGCGTCCGCCGCGTGGCCCGAATCCTCTCGGGGTCGCGGCGCGGCATCAAGGGAGCCACCTTCGCGTTCTCGCCGAACCGGCTCTACTGGACGACGCGAGGCATCCACCTGGGCCGACTCAAGACCCGACTCGACCCCGCGCTGTTGACGTATCTCCTCGCCGCCGGGCTGTTCTTCACGGGGTTCGCCGCGTTCTGGGCGCCGCTCCCGCTCTTTTTCACCGACGAGGGCTTCGCCTCCGGGCAGGTGTTCGCGCTCTACCTCGTGTCGAGTCTCGGCTCCGCCGTCTGTTACCAGGGGGCCGGACGGTTCGCCTCGACGTACGACGTCCGTCTACTGCAGTCCGGCGCGCTCGCGGCCCGCGGCGTGCTGTTTCCCGTCGTGGCCGTCGTGACCGGCCTCGGCGCGCTCTCCGTCGGCCTCGTCACGGCCGGTGCGGGGCTCGCCGCCATCGGCGTGACGTGGGCGTTCATCGCCGTCGTCGGCACTGCTATCGTCTCCCGACTGGCGCCGGCCGGGGTCCGGGGTGAAGTCCTCGGCCTCCACACCGCACTCGGTGCTGTCGCCGGTGGCATCGGCGGTGTGCTCGGTGGCTGGCTGGCCGCGCTCGGATATCTCGTCGCGTTCGGCGTGGCGGGCGGGCTCGTCCTCGTCGGTGCCGCACTCGTCCTCTCGCTGCGGATTCTCTCCGGCGGGCGAACGGCCACAGCGCCGCCCAGCGAACCGGCGAACGAGGTCGACGGCGACGCGATTCCGGCGGGCTCGTCGGACGGGGCCGTCGACCTCCGCATCGACTGA
- a CDS encoding succinylglutamate desuccinylase/aspartoacylase family protein, giving the protein MTDDESGRPQSFRYDGEVRPGEKRQFRYEVGETYLGDPVEIPVTILNGTEPGPRVCMTAAIHGDELNGVKVLQEVAARYSPAEIHGTLVLLHVVNVPAYQAQQRYIPIYDQDLNRSFPGKAQSNTAERMAHRVYDRFVSQCDLGLDFHTSTRNRTTMYHVRADVDNPDVARLAEAFGANVILSGEGEASSLRAVASRNGTPTLTVEMGKAHRFQPGLVDKALEGVESVLATYDVYPEGSVAEPSWRKVMRPDEEKRWLRAETGGLVEMRWGPNPLVHEGETICTITDHFKHEEHVVDAPFTGLIVGVLENPVALPGHPLCHLVRISNETREEIERQITGGEFDGYRSYGQRWMADDEEAE; this is encoded by the coding sequence ATGACCGACGACGAGTCCGGGCGGCCGCAGTCGTTCCGGTACGACGGGGAGGTCCGCCCCGGCGAGAAGCGCCAGTTCCGCTACGAGGTCGGCGAGACGTATCTGGGTGACCCCGTCGAGATTCCGGTGACGATACTCAACGGGACCGAACCCGGCCCGCGCGTGTGCATGACGGCCGCGATTCACGGTGACGAACTCAACGGCGTGAAGGTGCTCCAGGAGGTCGCCGCTCGCTACAGTCCCGCGGAGATTCACGGCACCCTCGTCCTGCTCCACGTCGTGAACGTGCCGGCGTACCAGGCCCAACAGCGGTACATCCCCATCTACGACCAGGACCTCAACCGCTCGTTCCCCGGGAAGGCGCAGTCGAACACCGCCGAACGAATGGCCCATCGGGTGTACGACCGGTTCGTGAGCCAGTGCGACCTCGGCCTCGACTTTCACACCTCCACCCGGAACCGGACGACGATGTACCACGTCCGCGCGGACGTCGACAACCCCGACGTCGCCCGGTTGGCCGAGGCGTTCGGCGCGAACGTCATCCTCTCGGGGGAGGGCGAGGCGAGTTCACTCCGCGCCGTCGCGTCTCGGAACGGAACCCCGACGCTCACCGTCGAGATGGGCAAGGCCCACCGGTTCCAGCCGGGGCTGGTCGACAAGGCGCTCGAAGGCGTCGAGAGCGTCCTCGCGACGTACGACGTCTACCCCGAGGGGTCGGTGGCGGAGCCGTCGTGGCGGAAGGTGATGAGGCCCGACGAGGAGAAGCGCTGGCTCCGCGCGGAGACGGGTGGCCTCGTCGAGATGCGGTGGGGGCCGAACCCGCTCGTCCACGAGGGCGAGACCATCTGTACCATCACCGACCACTTCAAACACGAAGAGCACGTCGTCGACGCGCCCTTCACGGGGCTCATCGTCGGCGTCCTCGAGAACCCCGTCGCGCTCCCCGGTCACCCGCTCTGTCACCTCGTCCGCATCAGCAACGAGACGCGCGAGGAGATCGAGCGACAGATAACCGGAGGCGAGTTCGACGGGTACCGCTCCTACGGGCAGCGGTGGATGGCCGACGACGAGGAGGCCGAGTAG
- a CDS encoding tRNA pseudouridine(54/55) synthase Pus10, translated as MSILEDARALDGAGPVCDACLGRVFADRSFGLTNAERGRSLRVAAALDADEPFEPTPTAACWVCEGECARFDEWAERAAAAVEDVEFETYQVGTRAPPLVEENEELLREEAGLPADAGELFKSEFNREVGKRVGRLTETEVEFGRPDVQFLLDIERDTVETTIHSAFVYGRYRKLERDIPQTEWPCGRCDGRGVLGEDRECPQCDGTGYLYQASIEGLVAPPIRDAMEGTEATFHGAGREDVDALMLGTGRPFVVEVREPKRRTVNVEPLERVVNEHAEGRVEVEGLRLATYEMVERVKELDASKRYRAKVAFDGVVTADELAEALSTLAGATIEQYTPQRVDHRRANLTRTRDVYEASGEWEDETHATVEFHGQGGLYIKELVSGDDDRTEPSLAGLLGVGATVTALDVVGVYGEDEAFEDETYFRDDGRATDEDVGSTVETDADDHEE; from the coding sequence ATGAGTATTCTCGAGGACGCCCGGGCGCTCGACGGGGCGGGTCCGGTCTGTGACGCCTGTCTCGGTCGGGTCTTCGCCGACCGGAGCTTCGGGCTGACGAACGCCGAGCGGGGGCGCTCGCTCCGTGTCGCCGCGGCGCTCGACGCGGACGAGCCGTTCGAACCGACGCCGACGGCGGCGTGTTGGGTCTGCGAGGGCGAGTGTGCCCGCTTCGACGAGTGGGCCGAACGCGCCGCCGCCGCCGTCGAGGACGTCGAGTTCGAAACCTACCAGGTCGGGACCCGGGCCCCGCCGCTCGTCGAGGAGAACGAGGAACTCCTCAGAGAGGAGGCCGGCCTCCCGGCCGACGCGGGCGAACTGTTCAAGTCCGAGTTCAACCGCGAGGTCGGCAAGCGGGTGGGGCGGCTCACCGAGACCGAGGTCGAGTTCGGTCGGCCCGACGTCCAGTTCCTCCTCGATATCGAGCGGGACACGGTCGAGACGACGATCCACTCGGCGTTCGTCTACGGGCGCTACCGAAAACTCGAACGGGACATCCCCCAGACCGAGTGGCCCTGCGGCCGGTGTGACGGTCGGGGCGTCCTGGGCGAAGACCGCGAGTGCCCCCAGTGTGACGGGACGGGGTATCTCTACCAGGCGAGCATCGAGGGGCTGGTCGCACCGCCCATCCGCGACGCGATGGAGGGAACCGAGGCGACGTTCCACGGCGCGGGGCGCGAGGACGTCGACGCGCTGATGCTCGGCACCGGTCGGCCGTTCGTCGTCGAGGTGCGCGAGCCGAAGCGCCGAACGGTGAACGTCGAGCCCCTCGAACGCGTCGTGAACGAACACGCAGAGGGCCGCGTCGAGGTCGAGGGCCTGCGGCTGGCCACGTACGAGATGGTCGAGCGGGTGAAAGAACTCGACGCCTCGAAGCGCTACCGTGCGAAGGTGGCGTTCGACGGCGTGGTGACGGCGGACGAACTCGCGGAGGCGCTGTCGACGCTGGCGGGTGCGACTATCGAGCAGTACACGCCACAGCGCGTCGACCATCGACGGGCGAATCTCACGCGGACGAGAGACGTGTACGAGGCGAGCGGCGAGTGGGAAGACGAGACGCACGCGACCGTCGAGTTCCACGGCCAGGGCGGCCTCTACATCAAGGAACTCGTCTCGGGCGACGACGACCGGACCGAGCCGAGTCTGGCCGGCCTCCTCGGCGTGGGTGCGACGGTGACCGCACTCGACGTGGTCGGCGTCTACGGCGAGGACGAGGCGTTCGAGGACGAGACGTACTTCAGAGACGACGGGCGTGCGACCGACGAGGACGTCGGTTCGACCGTCGAGACCGACGCGGACGACCACGAGGAGTGA
- a CDS encoding DUF4112 domain-containing protein, with protein MRRDARVDDHPDGEPVDVDVVAADVDADELVALERLSYYLDELFVVPGTTYRVGLDPLLGLVPGVGDVSTSAASAYIVARAAALGVPRATLARMLLVLVVDAVFGSFPLVGDAFDAVWKANTRNVRLLEARLDAPERATLDRRYVLVVTALLTGVLLFVSLGVALVTWWALGRFGVV; from the coding sequence GTGAGGCGAGACGCACGCGTCGACGACCACCCCGACGGTGAGCCCGTCGACGTGGACGTTGTCGCTGCCGACGTGGACGCCGACGAACTGGTCGCGCTCGAACGCCTGAGCTACTACCTCGACGAACTGTTTGTCGTCCCGGGGACGACGTATCGAGTCGGACTCGACCCCCTTCTGGGGCTCGTCCCCGGCGTCGGCGACGTCTCGACCAGCGCCGCGTCGGCGTACATCGTCGCCCGCGCGGCCGCACTCGGGGTCCCGCGGGCGACGCTCGCGCGGATGCTCCTGGTGCTCGTCGTCGACGCCGTCTTCGGGTCGTTCCCGCTCGTCGGCGACGCGTTCGACGCGGTCTGGAAGGCCAACACGCGAAACGTCCGGCTGCTGGAGGCGCGGCTCGACGCGCCCGAACGGGCGACGCTGGACCGCCGGTACGTGCTCGTCGTCACCGCGCTGTTGACGGGGGTGCTCCTGTTCGTGAGCCTCGGCGTCGCCCTCGTGACGTGGTGGGCACTCGGTCGATTCGGCGTCGTCTGA
- a CDS encoding competence/damage-inducible protein A, with protein MDVALVTVGDELLAGDTANTNATWLCRRLTERGVTVTRVLTIPDDRRVIADAVRDFSTAFDAVVVTGGLGGTPDDVTKVAVADALDREMVVDAEVKAGIIEKAEAYADQYPDLADAYDLDVDFDAQAAIPAGARPLVTDESFGPGFAVDGVYAFPGIPDELHVMFELVVEEFDGTVVSDSLYTPAPEGALNDRLTGARDRFDVSVGSYPGKGRIPTRIKVSGTPAAVEEAMAWLREHVDVAEPPADVADNSG; from the coding sequence ATGGACGTCGCACTCGTGACGGTCGGAGACGAACTCCTCGCGGGCGACACGGCCAACACCAACGCGACGTGGCTCTGTCGCCGACTCACAGAGCGGGGCGTCACGGTCACCCGCGTCCTCACGATTCCCGACGACCGGCGCGTCATCGCCGACGCGGTTCGCGACTTCTCGACGGCGTTCGACGCCGTCGTCGTCACCGGTGGACTCGGCGGGACGCCGGACGACGTCACGAAGGTCGCCGTCGCCGACGCACTCGACCGCGAGATGGTCGTCGACGCCGAGGTGAAGGCGGGAATCATCGAGAAGGCCGAAGCCTACGCGGACCAGTACCCTGACCTCGCCGACGCGTACGACCTCGACGTCGACTTCGACGCGCAGGCGGCCATCCCCGCCGGGGCCCGCCCGCTCGTCACCGACGAGAGCTTCGGCCCCGGCTTCGCCGTGGACGGCGTCTACGCCTTCCCCGGCATCCCGGACGAACTGCACGTCATGTTCGAACTCGTCGTCGAGGAGTTCGACGGCACCGTCGTCTCCGACTCGCTCTACACGCCGGCGCCCGAGGGAGCGTTGAACGACCGGCTCACCGGTGCGCGCGACCGGTTCGACGTGAGCGTCGGGAGCTACCCCGGGAAGGGGCGTATCCCCACGCGAATCAAGGTCTCGGGGACGCCCGCGGCCGTCGAGGAGGCGATGGCGTGGCTCCGCGAGCACGTGGACGTGGCCGAGCCACCCGCGGACGTGGCCGACAACTCCGGCTAG